A window from Desulfobulbaceae bacterium DB1 encodes these proteins:
- a CDS encoding glycosyltransferase WbuB: protein MAGQKTIWLINQYASTPQTGMGGRHYYLAKELAKQGHKVYLVAASFTHLLREPPTMDAAFKMEAAEGFHFVWVRMPEYHDAHDKKRVLNWFIFAWRLLKLPRIIADKPDVILASSPAPFVFLAAQRLAREMGARFAFEVRDIWPLSLMELGGYSRNNPIIRIMQWVEDKAYRYSDVVLSNLPYAVDHMVARGMDRDKFAWVPNGFSLADVSLHVPLPEAVRAQIPQDKFIVGYTGTLGVANALDTLIGAAAILKDQADVVFVLVGGGKEKIRLMKKDQTLHNVVFVDPIAKTQIQTMLAQFDVCFIGLTKDPLFRFGVSPNKLFDYFYAGKPILYAIESGRYLPVDEAKAGISIPAENPQAIAEAVLQLKALSPEERARLGQNGREYALENHDYARLAEKLASVLLNDRC from the coding sequence ATGGCCGGGCAGAAAACTATCTGGCTCATCAACCAGTACGCCTCCACGCCGCAAACCGGTATGGGAGGTAGGCATTATTATTTAGCGAAAGAATTGGCCAAGCAGGGGCACAAGGTGTATCTGGTTGCGGCCTCCTTTACCCATCTTTTACGCGAACCGCCCACCATGGATGCAGCCTTTAAAATGGAGGCGGCTGAAGGCTTTCATTTTGTGTGGGTGCGGATGCCTGAATACCATGATGCCCATGATAAAAAACGTGTGTTGAATTGGTTTATATTTGCCTGGCGGTTGTTGAAGTTGCCTCGAATCATTGCGGATAAGCCTGATGTTATTTTGGCATCTTCGCCAGCCCCCTTTGTTTTTTTGGCCGCCCAGCGTTTGGCTCGAGAAATGGGTGCGCGTTTTGCCTTTGAGGTGCGGGATATCTGGCCCCTTTCTTTGATGGAATTGGGGGGGTATTCTCGGAATAATCCGATTATTCGTATCATGCAATGGGTTGAAGATAAAGCCTACCGGTATTCGGATGTGGTGTTGTCCAACCTGCCTTATGCGGTCGACCACATGGTGGCACGCGGCATGGATCGAGACAAATTTGCTTGGGTTCCCAACGGTTTTTCCCTGGCGGATGTGTCGTTACATGTGCCTTTGCCTGAGGCTGTGCGGGCGCAGATTCCGCAGGATAAATTTATAGTTGGTTATACAGGCACATTGGGTGTCGCCAATGCTCTGGATACATTGATCGGGGCTGCCGCGATTTTAAAGGACCAGGCGGATGTGGTCTTTGTGCTTGTTGGCGGCGGCAAAGAAAAAATAAGGTTGATGAAAAAAGATCAGACACTGCACAATGTCGTGTTTGTTGACCCTATTGCGAAAACGCAGATTCAAACGATGTTGGCACAGTTTGATGTATGTTTTATTGGTTTAACAAAAGATCCATTATTTAGGTTTGGGGTTTCACCTAATAAACTGTTTGATTATTTTTATGCCGGAAAACCAATTTTGTATGCGATTGAATCAGGTAGGTATTTGCCTGTCGATGAAGCCAAAGCCGGTATAAGCATCCCCGCTGAAAATCCCCAGGCGATTGCCGAGGCGGTTTTACAACTCAAGGCCCTTTCGCCTGAAGAGCGTGCTCGGCTGGGGCAAAATGGTCGAGAATACGCCCTGGAAAACCATGACTATGCTCGGTTGGCTGAAAAACTCGCATCCGTGTTGTTGAACGATAGATGCTGA
- a CDS encoding transposase → MARKPRIHLPGGIYHVIFRGNGGQDVFLTEADRYRFCLLLQEGSHRFGYRIHAFCLMGNHIHLALQVGDIPLSRAMHNLSFRYTRWINWRKQRSGHLFQGRYKAILVDGESYLLELVRYIHLNPVRAGLVVDPEEYSWSGHRAYLGKETLPWLTTDWMLGQFGKSVTKAQAAYMAFVLEGVGEVRRPDFHGAGVDSRLLGDDNFMDRCLSGSGEMPLRLIAQQIIDQVCLAYHIDVSILKAKSQQRTASEARAMAGWLARESGCVTLSSIAKLVNRDVGSISSAVRRLSDRVQDDPVLAEKMRSLQITMQGET, encoded by the coding sequence ATGGCACGGAAACCACGCATCCATCTTCCTGGTGGAATCTATCATGTTATTTTCAGGGGAAACGGTGGCCAGGACGTATTCCTGACCGAAGCTGACCGCTATCGTTTTTGCCTGCTTCTTCAAGAGGGGAGCCACCGGTTCGGATACCGCATCCACGCCTTTTGCCTTATGGGTAACCATATCCACCTTGCCTTGCAAGTTGGCGATATCCCCCTGTCCCGCGCCATGCACAATCTCTCCTTCCGCTATACCCGCTGGATCAACTGGCGGAAGCAAAGGTCGGGCCATCTCTTTCAGGGGCGCTACAAGGCCATCCTCGTGGATGGTGAGAGCTATCTTCTTGAATTGGTTCGCTATATTCACCTCAATCCGGTGCGGGCAGGCCTGGTTGTAGATCCTGAGGAGTACTCCTGGAGTGGCCACCGCGCCTACCTGGGAAAAGAAACACTCCCCTGGTTGACCACCGATTGGATGTTGGGCCAGTTTGGAAAATCGGTTACCAAGGCGCAAGCAGCGTACATGGCTTTTGTCCTTGAGGGAGTGGGTGAAGTTCGCCGACCCGATTTTCATGGTGCCGGCGTCGATTCGCGACTTCTCGGTGACGACAACTTTATGGACAGATGTCTTTCCGGCTCAGGGGAGATGCCGCTTCGCTTGATCGCCCAACAAATCATCGACCAGGTGTGCCTGGCATATCATATTGATGTGAGCATTTTAAAGGCCAAGTCACAGCAGAGAACTGCATCGGAGGCCCGGGCGATGGCAGGCTGGCTGGCCCGTGAATCAGGATGCGTGACCCTTTCTTCAATTGCCAAGCTGGTGAACCGGGATGTGGGGAGTATCAGTTCAGCCGTGCGCCGCTTGTCGGATCGTGTTCAGGATGACCCGGTACTTGCTGAAAAGATGAGGTCTCTGCAAATAACGATGCAAGGAGAAACTTAA
- a CDS encoding ATPase: MGKKRYLSTKINQLLAMFPVVALVGSRQCGKSTLVKQLRPSWKYYDLESPDDYQLISSDPVTFFAMNSDGVIIDEAQQYPEVFKVLRGIIDSDRKKKGRFLLTGSSSPHIVKGITESLAGRIATVEMWPFKQGEFHEKELSALYRMMADETVQARDFLHLQPLVGIDQTMNVWLKGGFPEPLIESDHNEDFYKQWVENYITDYLGRDIRALFPKLNIHNFRRFLTLLAQFSGHQLNMSDMARALEISVSTIKDYLDIIHQTFIWRNLQPYTGNLLKKVQKARKGFFRDQGLLHYFLKIKDVNQLLLHPVAGFSFESFVVEEIIRGLQSTMATQLEFNYYRTIDKSEVDLVVEGDFGIVPIEIKLNSIVKRKSLRGLENLIDDTKAGYGIVINTGRRIEFLTDKIVQIPVQYI; the protein is encoded by the coding sequence ATGGGTAAAAAACGCTATCTTTCCACAAAAATAAACCAACTGCTGGCCATGTTTCCGGTGGTGGCTCTTGTTGGTTCACGTCAATGCGGGAAATCCACGCTGGTAAAGCAGCTTCGCCCTTCCTGGAAATACTATGATCTTGAGAGCCCGGATGACTATCAGTTGATCAGCAGTGACCCGGTTACCTTTTTCGCTATGAATTCGGATGGGGTAATTATCGATGAAGCGCAACAATATCCGGAAGTTTTTAAAGTTCTCCGGGGGATAATTGATTCGGATCGAAAGAAAAAAGGCAGGTTTCTGCTTACAGGATCAAGTTCCCCTCATATTGTGAAGGGGATCACGGAAAGTCTCGCGGGCAGAATAGCAACAGTTGAAATGTGGCCATTCAAGCAGGGGGAGTTCCATGAAAAAGAACTCTCGGCGCTCTACCGGATGATGGCTGACGAGACAGTGCAGGCAAGAGATTTTCTGCATTTGCAACCTTTAGTGGGCATAGATCAGACAATGAACGTCTGGCTCAAGGGTGGTTTCCCTGAGCCACTTATTGAAAGTGATCACAATGAAGATTTTTATAAACAATGGGTAGAAAATTATATAACGGATTATCTCGGTAGAGATATCCGCGCTCTGTTTCCCAAATTGAATATTCATAATTTCAGGAGGTTTCTCACCCTGTTGGCACAATTTTCAGGGCACCAGTTAAATATGAGCGATATGGCTCGGGCCCTTGAGATAAGTGTTTCAACGATCAAGGACTATTTGGATATTATTCATCAGACATTTATATGGAGAAATTTGCAGCCTTATACCGGCAATCTCCTGAAAAAAGTGCAAAAGGCCAGAAAAGGGTTTTTCAGAGATCAGGGGTTATTGCATTATTTTCTGAAAATTAAAGATGTGAACCAGTTGCTGCTGCATCCGGTTGCCGGTTTTTCCTTTGAAAGCTTTGTTGTAGAAGAGATCATCCGCGGTCTGCAATCGACCATGGCGACTCAGCTTGAATTCAATTATTACAGAACCATTGATAAGTCTGAGGTTGATCTTGTTGTTGAAGGGGATTTTGGAATCGTGCCAATTGAGATCAAGCTTAATTCCATAGTAAAACGGAAATCGCTTCGTGGGCTGGAAAACTTAATCGATGACACGAAGGCGGGCTACGGAATTGTTATTAACACCGGCAGGCGAATAGAGTTTTTGACCGATAAAATTGTTCAAATACCGGTTCAGTACATATAA
- a CDS encoding beta-ketoacyl synthase encodes MQNLPDNQRIVITGVGLAAPNAADLPEFRRKLLAGISGIQTIDLRHMGSAPAGICSFDETKYRKKKENKRGTRAGCIGVYCANEALIDAGIDFTSYKRENTGVYIGLTEHGTVETENEVYNISKFDYNVDYWTHHHNPRTVLNNPAGEITMNLGITGPHYSVGAACAAGNAALIQGMQMLRLGEVELALCGGISECTGSFGIFASFKAQGALAEHADPKKASRPFDRDRNGIVISEGGCVYVLERLDLALARGARIYGEIAGHALNSDARDFVLPYGPRQAECMRLALNRAGLAPTDIDIINTHATGTRQGDGEECRAIREVFSGSPTTYINNTKSNIGHAMGAAGVLELAGNLPSFEDGLVHPTINLDNLDPECALPNIVSHEPKQLDNISSILNNSFGMVGINSVVIVTKYGD; translated from the coding sequence ATGCAAAATTTACCAGATAATCAGAGAATAGTCATCACCGGTGTTGGTCTTGCTGCGCCCAATGCCGCCGATTTGCCTGAATTCAGGCGGAAATTGCTGGCCGGAATCAGTGGAATTCAGACCATCGATCTGCGCCATATGGGAAGCGCGCCTGCCGGTATTTGTTCCTTTGACGAAACAAAATACAGGAAAAAGAAAGAAAATAAACGCGGCACTCGCGCCGGTTGCATCGGTGTTTACTGTGCCAATGAGGCACTCATTGATGCCGGTATCGACTTCACTTCGTATAAAAGGGAAAACACCGGGGTGTACATCGGGCTCACCGAACACGGTACGGTGGAAACCGAAAATGAAGTCTACAATATCAGCAAGTTTGACTACAATGTCGATTACTGGACCCATCACCATAATCCGCGCACGGTTTTAAACAATCCCGCCGGTGAGATAACCATGAATCTCGGCATCACCGGCCCGCATTATTCGGTGGGAGCCGCCTGTGCCGCCGGTAATGCCGCGCTGATTCAGGGGATGCAGATGCTGCGGCTCGGTGAAGTGGAGCTGGCTCTTTGCGGCGGAATTTCCGAATGCACCGGTTCCTTCGGTATTTTCGCCAGTTTCAAAGCCCAGGGCGCACTGGCTGAGCATGCTGATCCCAAAAAGGCATCCCGTCCCTTTGATCGAGATAGAAACGGCATCGTCATTTCCGAGGGCGGCTGCGTCTATGTGCTTGAGCGGCTTGATCTGGCCCTGGCGCGCGGAGCACGCATTTACGGTGAGATTGCCGGCCATGCCTTGAATTCCGATGCGCGTGATTTCGTTTTGCCTTACGGACCCCGTCAGGCGGAATGCATGCGGCTGGCATTGAATCGGGCCGGACTTGCCCCGACTGATATCGACATCATCAACACCCACGCCACCGGCACACGGCAGGGCGACGGCGAGGAATGCCGGGCCATACGGGAAGTTTTTTCCGGAAGCCCAACAACCTATATCAATAACACCAAAAGCAATATCGGACACGCCATGGGTGCTGCCGGTGTTCTTGAATTGGCCGGTAATCTTCCTTCATTTGAAGATGGTCTTGTGCATCCGACGATTAATCTGGATAATCTCGACCCCGAATGCGCGCTTCCTAATATTGTCTCCCATGAGCCGAAACAGCTTGACAATATCTCCTCTATCCTGAATAACTCGTTCGGCATGGTAGGGATAAATTCGGTGGTGATTGTCACAAAATATGGTGATTGA
- a CDS encoding aminotransferase: MLNTPFSPWPFFTKEEADAVSRVLLSNKVNYWTGNEGREFETEFAAWCGAEYAVALANGTVALDLALKVLGVGVGDEVVVTPRTFLASASCVVTAGAVPVFADIDAESQNITAETIRAVLTPRTKAIICVHLAGWPCDMDAIMVLAAEKGLYVIEDCAQAHGAHYKGRPVGSIGHFGAWSFCQDKIMTTGGEGGMLTTNRREWWEQAWAYKDHGKSWSAVYERKHPPGFRWLHESFGTNWRMLEMQAVIGRIQLRRMPEWHARRQRNAEAILDAARTCAALRVPEVPGHVEHAWYKCYVFLRPECLAPGWDRDRIMTEINSRGVPCFSGSCSEVYLEKAFDGMGWRPAKRLPVARALGETSLMFLVHPTLTDEEIEKTCRVVAAVMEEGTSKG; this comes from the coding sequence ATGCTGAACACTCCCTTTTCCCCCTGGCCTTTCTTCACCAAGGAAGAGGCCGACGCCGTCAGCCGTGTTCTGCTTTCCAATAAGGTCAATTACTGGACAGGTAACGAAGGGCGGGAGTTTGAGACGGAATTCGCTGCCTGGTGCGGGGCTGAGTATGCCGTGGCGCTCGCCAACGGTACAGTGGCTCTGGATCTGGCCCTTAAGGTATTGGGTGTCGGTGTTGGGGATGAAGTGGTGGTAACGCCGCGCACTTTTCTTGCCTCGGCTTCCTGTGTGGTGACAGCCGGGGCAGTGCCGGTTTTTGCTGACATTGATGCGGAGTCCCAGAATATTACTGCCGAGACGATCCGGGCCGTGCTCACTCCCCGCACCAAGGCAATCATTTGCGTGCATCTGGCCGGCTGGCCGTGCGATATGGACGCGATCATGGTCTTGGCTGCGGAAAAGGGGTTGTATGTTATCGAAGATTGCGCCCAGGCCCATGGGGCGCACTATAAAGGGCGGCCGGTGGGTTCCATCGGCCACTTTGGCGCTTGGTCGTTCTGCCAGGACAAGATCATGACCACGGGGGGCGAGGGTGGCATGCTCACCACCAACCGTCGGGAGTGGTGGGAGCAGGCGTGGGCCTACAAGGATCATGGCAAGAGCTGGTCGGCAGTCTACGAGCGGAAACATCCACCCGGATTCCGCTGGCTGCATGAATCCTTCGGCACCAACTGGCGGATGTTGGAGATGCAGGCGGTGATCGGCCGTATCCAACTGCGCCGCATGCCAGAGTGGCATGCGAGACGTCAGCGCAACGCCGAGGCTATCCTGGACGCCGCTCGAACCTGTGCCGCCCTGCGGGTGCCTGAGGTTCCTGGTCATGTCGAGCATGCCTGGTATAAATGCTATGTCTTTCTACGCCCGGAATGCCTGGCCCCTGGATGGGATCGGGACCGTATCATGACGGAGATCAACAGCCGTGGTGTACCTTGTTTTTCCGGATCATGTTCCGAGGTTTACCTGGAAAAGGCCTTTGACGGCATGGGCTGGCGTCCGGCGAAACGCTTGCCTGTTGCCAGGGCTCTGGGGGAGACCAGTTTGATGTTTTTAGTCCACCCCACCTTGACGGATGAAGAAATCGAGAAGACGTGCAGGGTGGTGGCGGCGGTGATGGAGGAAGGGACAAGTAAAGGGTGA
- a CDS encoding polysaccharide biosynthesis protein yields the protein MPQTYLRKLFFNRWAALLHDLFWIPLALFCAYWIRFNFESIPSRYFPVFYQILLVIFPLQGLFLWIFGLYRGMWRFASLPDLLRILKAVFSGTAVLLLVFFQFNRLDGLPRTVIFLYPLLLVCGLAGPRFCYRLIKDRHKIFSKQEGKRTLIVGAGQGGELLVRDLLRRPEYMPVCLVDDNHAKHGREIHGVRVYGSLDDIEDLVGSYDIELVLLAIPSAGRKVVQRVASVCAKIGVTCHTLPSLQDMNGHQETTSQLRSLTLEDLLGRDSVKLDHQAILGYLGGKTVLVTGGGGSIGSELCRQVAGLHPSRLIIFDHSEFNLYAIDIELHASFPDLKIISVLGDMKNYDRVDWVFRKFSPDVVFHAAAYKHVPMLELNPAEGVRNNVFGTKMVADAADRYHVDRFVLVSTDKAVNPANVMGTTKRIAEIYCQNLNLRSQTKFVTTRFGNVLGSAGSVVPLFEKQIAQGGPVTVTHREIKRYFMTIPEAVSLILQAGSMGKGGEIFVLEMGEPVFIKDLAEQMIRLSGLEPDRDIKIEYIGLRPGEKLFEEIFHESEDLRGTSHPKLQLARARQCDWQWLATVLDELSRAATSRNVPELIRHLREIVPEYNGLHVSDNEKKATGSVPLRLHKAARDCRPTGLMG from the coding sequence ATGCCGCAAACCTATCTGCGCAAACTTTTTTTTAATCGCTGGGCCGCGTTATTGCACGATCTGTTCTGGATTCCCTTGGCCCTTTTCTGTGCATACTGGATTCGTTTTAACTTTGAAAGTATTCCTTCGCGCTATTTTCCGGTATTTTATCAAATCTTGCTGGTGATCTTTCCCCTCCAAGGTTTGTTTTTGTGGATATTTGGTCTCTATCGCGGGATGTGGCGTTTCGCCTCCCTGCCTGATTTGCTCCGTATCCTGAAAGCGGTTTTCAGCGGCACAGCGGTTCTTCTACTTGTTTTTTTTCAATTCAATCGTCTCGATGGGCTTCCTCGGACGGTTATTTTCCTTTACCCATTGTTGCTTGTTTGCGGGCTTGCCGGGCCTCGATTTTGTTATCGACTCATTAAAGATCGTCACAAGATTTTCAGCAAACAGGAGGGGAAGCGAACGTTGATTGTTGGCGCGGGACAGGGCGGTGAATTGCTGGTACGTGATCTTCTGCGGCGGCCCGAGTATATGCCCGTTTGTTTGGTGGACGACAATCATGCCAAGCATGGCCGCGAGATTCACGGGGTTCGGGTCTATGGTTCGCTTGACGATATCGAGGACTTGGTTGGCAGCTACGATATCGAGCTTGTCCTCTTGGCCATCCCTTCGGCAGGCCGCAAGGTGGTGCAGCGGGTTGCTTCGGTTTGTGCAAAAATTGGGGTTACCTGCCACACTCTGCCTTCCCTCCAAGATATGAATGGCCACCAGGAAACCACCAGTCAGTTGCGATCCCTTACATTGGAAGATTTACTGGGCAGGGATAGTGTGAAATTGGATCATCAGGCCATTTTGGGCTATCTCGGCGGCAAGACGGTTCTGGTGACAGGCGGCGGTGGCTCCATCGGTTCGGAGCTTTGCCGGCAGGTTGCCGGTCTTCATCCCTCCCGGCTTATTATTTTTGACCACAGCGAGTTTAATCTGTATGCCATCGATATTGAGCTGCACGCTTCATTCCCTGACCTGAAAATCATTAGTGTGCTGGGCGACATGAAAAATTACGACAGGGTTGATTGGGTTTTCCGCAAGTTCTCCCCTGATGTTGTTTTTCATGCGGCTGCGTACAAGCATGTGCCCATGCTGGAGTTGAATCCGGCCGAAGGGGTGCGGAATAACGTCTTCGGCACCAAGATGGTGGCTGATGCCGCCGACCGGTATCATGTTGATCGTTTTGTTTTGGTGTCGACTGACAAGGCGGTCAATCCGGCCAATGTCATGGGCACCACCAAGCGCATTGCCGAAATTTATTGCCAGAACCTTAATCTTCGCTCCCAGACAAAATTCGTCACCACCAGATTCGGCAATGTGCTCGGTTCCGCCGGGTCTGTTGTTCCGCTTTTTGAAAAGCAGATAGCCCAGGGGGGGCCGGTTACCGTCACCCACCGAGAAATAAAGCGTTACTTCATGACCATTCCCGAGGCGGTGAGTTTGATTCTTCAGGCGGGATCAATGGGCAAGGGCGGTGAAATTTTTGTTCTTGAAATGGGAGAGCCGGTTTTTATCAAGGACCTTGCCGAGCAGATGATACGTTTGTCCGGTTTGGAGCCGGACCGGGATATCAAAATCGAATATATTGGCTTGCGGCCCGGTGAAAAGCTTTTTGAGGAGATCTTTCATGAAAGTGAAGATCTGCGGGGGACATCGCACCCGAAACTGCAACTGGCTCGCGCACGCCAGTGTGACTGGCAATGGTTGGCAACGGTCCTCGATGAGTTGAGCCGTGCCGCTACCAGCCGCAACGTGCCTGAATTAATCAGGCATCTCCGGGAAATCGTGCCCGAATACAACGGATTGCATGTCAGTGACAATGAAAAAAAGGCAACCGGGTCGGTTCCGCTTCGATTGCACAAGGCGGCAAGGGATTGCCGCCCTACGGGCCTGATGGGATAG
- a CDS encoding acyl carrier protein, with translation MTRNEIKDVIIEIIADIDEDAEMEALNADEALRDQLDLDSMDFLDIVMELRKRYKLQIPEADYPELATLTSCINYLEPKLKDA, from the coding sequence ATGACACGTAATGAGATAAAAGACGTTATTATAGAAATAATTGCTGATATAGATGAAGATGCCGAGATGGAAGCTCTCAATGCGGACGAAGCATTGCGAGACCAGCTTGATCTTGATTCGATGGATTTCCTTGATATCGTCATGGAGCTGAGGAAACGGTACAAACTGCAGATCCCGGAAGCCGATTATCCCGAGCTTGCGACCTTGACCAGCTGTATCAATTACCTGGAACCAAAACTGAAAGATGCGTAA
- a CDS encoding sugar transferase, whose amino-acid sequence MLKRFFDCTVSLAGLVILSPVVAVIALLIRWKLGTPVLFRQLRPGLYGKSFEMVKFRTMRDAMDTHGNLLPDELRMTMFGSVLRAASLDELPELWNVLKGEMSLVGPRPLLMEYLPLYSPEQARRHEVRPGITGWAQVNGRNTLSWDERFKLDVWYVDNRSLWLDIKILWLTIRKVLVREGISAQGEATMQKFRGNDVEGV is encoded by the coding sequence ATGCTGAAACGTTTTTTTGATTGCACGGTATCCTTAGCCGGCCTGGTGATTCTTTCGCCTGTTGTTGCCGTGATAGCTCTATTGATTCGCTGGAAGCTCGGGACGCCGGTGTTGTTCCGTCAGCTCCGCCCAGGACTCTATGGTAAATCTTTTGAGATGGTGAAGTTCCGTACCATGCGTGATGCCATGGATACGCACGGTAACCTGTTGCCCGATGAACTGCGGATGACTATGTTCGGCAGCGTCTTGCGAGCCGCCAGCCTGGATGAGTTACCGGAGTTGTGGAATGTGCTCAAGGGAGAGATGAGCCTGGTGGGCCCGCGTCCCTTGCTGATGGAGTATCTGCCACTTTATTCCCCTGAGCAGGCTCGCCGTCATGAGGTTCGCCCTGGCATCACCGGCTGGGCCCAGGTGAATGGTCGCAATACCCTGAGCTGGGATGAAAGATTTAAGCTGGATGTCTGGTATGTTGACAATCGTTCGTTGTGGCTGGATATCAAGATTCTCTGGCTGACCATCAGAAAGGTGTTGGTTCGTGAAGGGATTAGTGCGCAAGGCGAGGCAACGATGCAAAAATTTCGCGGCAATGATGTCGAGGGGGTTTAG
- a CDS encoding nuclease, translating to MQRLAEKQIAGWKDSPRRKPLIIRGARQVGKTWLVENVLAKQFHSFVKIDLEKRRDLHPHFSGNLEPQSILKHLELTTGRIIPGETLLFFDEIQACPRALMALRYFHEEMPELHVIAAGSLLEFGFGEISIPVGRVQYLHMHPMTFYEYLLSMGKEQMAEYTLEQSDNVAGSIQEIILRELRIYFFVGGMPECVKTYRDTGSMVETFQVQSEILDSYRDDFSKYTPHINTICLDAVFLNVAKSIGEQLKYTRLNDGHSSQMNRKAFDLLVKAKAVHKIPACDPSGLPLGATANPKKFKASMLDIGLMQRLCQVPVELELQQENLLAMYRGKLAEQFVAQELLAWHSSELFYWAREARGSSAEVDFLVVRQGNIYPVEVKSGAGGSLRSLHLMLEKYHNCPQGLVLYSGTSNKLSDQKLQFLPLYCVSTIGDQRPDVV from the coding sequence ATGCAACGATTAGCTGAAAAACAGATTGCAGGCTGGAAAGATTCGCCGCGTCGTAAACCACTGATAATTCGTGGGGCTCGCCAGGTTGGGAAAACATGGCTTGTCGAGAATGTTCTGGCAAAGCAATTTCATAGTTTTGTCAAAATAGATCTGGAAAAACGCCGCGATCTGCACCCTCATTTCTCCGGGAATCTTGAGCCTCAGTCGATACTGAAGCATCTGGAATTGACCACTGGTCGAATCATACCCGGTGAGACGCTTCTTTTCTTTGATGAGATCCAGGCCTGTCCGCGCGCCCTCATGGCATTACGCTACTTTCATGAAGAGATGCCGGAACTTCATGTTATTGCCGCCGGGTCATTGCTGGAATTTGGCTTTGGCGAGATATCCATTCCTGTCGGCCGCGTGCAGTATCTGCACATGCATCCGATGACATTCTACGAATATCTGCTGTCAATGGGCAAAGAGCAGATGGCCGAATACACTCTGGAGCAGTCGGACAACGTTGCAGGTTCTATCCAGGAAATCATCCTCAGGGAATTACGGATCTATTTCTTTGTTGGCGGCATGCCTGAATGTGTCAAGACCTATCGTGACACCGGTTCCATGGTTGAAACCTTTCAGGTCCAATCAGAAATTCTGGACTCGTATCGCGATGACTTTTCCAAATACACCCCTCATATCAATACGATCTGCCTGGATGCAGTTTTTTTGAACGTGGCAAAAAGTATTGGAGAACAATTAAAATATACACGTTTGAATGATGGGCATTCAAGCCAGATGAATCGTAAGGCGTTTGATCTGCTGGTCAAGGCGAAGGCCGTTCATAAAATTCCGGCCTGTGACCCAAGTGGTTTGCCGTTAGGCGCAACAGCCAACCCAAAGAAATTCAAGGCATCCATGCTCGACATAGGGCTTATGCAGAGACTCTGTCAGGTGCCGGTTGAACTGGAATTGCAGCAGGAAAATCTTCTGGCGATGTACCGGGGAAAACTTGCGGAACAATTTGTCGCCCAGGAACTACTGGCCTGGCATAGTTCAGAGTTGTTTTATTGGGCACGAGAGGCCCGTGGCAGTAGTGCTGAGGTTGATTTTCTCGTTGTTCGGCAAGGAAATATTTACCCGGTAGAGGTTAAATCGGGAGCAGGCGGGAGTCTGCGAAGTCTGCACCTTATGCTTGAAAAATATCATAATTGCCCGCAAGGGTTGGTCCTTTATAGCGGTACGAGCAATAAACTATCTGACCAGAAACTCCAATTCCTCCCACTCTATTGTGTCTCGACGATTGGAGACCAACGACCGGACGTGGTTTGA